The Rhopalosiphum maidis isolate BTI-1 chromosome 2, ASM367621v3, whole genome shotgun sequence genome segment TACTTATTTTCAAGCATTGCTCCTACTTACAtagttatgaatttttttaatgagttaattttgcaaaattttacatactttggaacttttaatatataagtacagtgGAACCTCAATAACTCAAACCTCTATAAATCGAATTGTAGATAACTCAAACCTATATAAGTCAAATTGTTAATAACTCAAAGGAATGCCATGGCCCCTGCATttcaatttatgataatttgaatctctataattcaaattgttgATAActcgaattttatttttgccccTAACTGATTCGAGTTATTGAGGTTCCactgtatgtgtatatttcaCAGCTCTGATTACAACAATCTTAATCAATTGTGACATACATAATACCACTTGTTACTATAACAATAGTAATGCAGTACCACCGTTTACcgggtaatttatatatagtttcaattatttcaGTTCTTACTACAtttgtagtaaatatattatttcttttaatatcaAGTTATATGAAGTGTAATAAATGCTGAGTGATTCTCAAGGGTgaattaaaacattgaaatattgtgaatttttttgatttactaATCTTCTTTGGGCCACTTAATTCATACTttgattgttttgaaaatagattcacacaaaatttttttatgaactcagattaaaacttgaaaaaattaacaaaaatattaatatgtatagttcacaatcataatattattaaatttgtcttTAAGTaggcataaaattaaaaaaagaagcaTTTTtcccaatttataatatatatagacatcTCAAATTGATTCTAAATATGACTAAATtagtactaaaatttaattttttcatactttaatttaaataatactcataaggtaataggtactaaaaaaacaattaaattagaatgttttattttcaaaataagtccatgataatttattgtataatttaaatcctttaaatatgatatattgaatgatataaactaaacacaaaaaaatcaatatggtttaatagaataaaataaaagaatataattatttaagtatataacaacaaaaagtaataatttttaatttgaaaatgtataaatcttttatttttgcaaaagtataaaattaacaatgttcacaaatcaaaaacatttaatgtataaaattcagtaaaaatacatcaacatattgtaaaatattatcaatttttaaataagtaataacataatatttgccATTTCccaaaaagataataataatataaatatacattttataccagattacataatatagtacattaaatatttatggcacattatttaaacaaattgtaggttaacttattttatcaaatattaaaaatttagcaacaataataaaacttaaaaattttccaGTTTATAATCCGAATAATATTGGCATCACAGAGAGGTGGACGGAaacttatgttaaaattaatttgaaaactactTCACTTGTATGGcagttttatacattatttaacaagttcagtaaattatttattataaacaaaattaatacatattgaacattgattaatatatctattacatAAGATTTTATAACAAGATACTAAACTTTTCTCTAAACAAATTTGAATAGCTGTACCTAATTGTAaacagtttttgtttttataagtacAATCATCAcaagcaatattttattaaaaattattttgcattaaATGAGAAAAAGAGTTtagactaattaataataacacctaatacatataaaattgagGTATGGCTAGTGatcattacaataaaatttgtattgtcATAACACataagagtataatatattgtgtacctgTAAATTGAGCTcaaaaataatggtatatttttattttttctgttctATTCGAGCACCGATTTTTTGTACagagcattttttttattgcacttGGTAACAGATTCCAATTATTAAGGTATATATGACTGACCATCAGGTTTACTGTCTAATCTCCCTAATTTACGTCCCATCTGGGTTCGTGTTTGGAATAATTCTCTAATAAGAGTCGCCTTTTCTCTTTCTAATGTTGATATTCTTTCACTTTTTTGCCCTAGctcctaaaaaaattaaatagtctagtaaaataataaaattaaaatgtaatattaaataaaaccaacCTCAGTGAGTATATGGTTGCGATGTTTTAATGTAGCCATTACTTGAGGATTTTGATGTAACATCGTTCCAGGATTATTTGCTGAATGTACAGCTAAGTTCATATGTAGCGGTAGACCACCCCATCGTTCACCACCATCTGTCAATGCAGACAAATGTCTATTAACCTCTAAGACTCGAGCACGTTGTAACTCAATACGCTCCTGTTGTGCTTCAGTCCATTGATCCTGCTTTaatgattacaaaaataaatgaataaacaacAAGTAAGAAGTAAGATAAagtaaatgttgataatttataagccatattatgtttaacttaCTGTATGTGAATTTGTTCGTCCaagatatttcattttttcttgTACAGCAGCTATCTGCTTATGGTACCAGTCTCTTGCTCTTTCCACAGCTTGGAGGCCATGCATGAGAACCTCTTTTTCCTGTTCTATTTGCTTTATTCTTTTCAGCTGAATGAAAAAATGGAGAAATTTTaagcattatataattattattttaataaaatatacataccatattataatctacTCCACTTTGGAGAGTATGACGTCTTGGTTCTCTTCGTCGTTGATTAATTCTTTTATAAGTTTGTTCtcctagaaataaattataattgttaggtTCTAACTTAAgacaaaactatattaaatattcatagattTAACAAGTACCTGACTGTTTTTCACTTCTAGAACAGCTCTGATCGTTCAACAACACTCCCAATTGCCAATTTTGTAAAGCTGTTCTTATTTCAGCCTTATCAATAATACGTTCACCAGAAGCAAGCTGTAAACCACGTTCTAAGCCTGCTGCAGTTCTTGGAGGTTTAGGTGGTCCAAAAAGCGACGATGTGGATTTTTGTGACAACTGGTGTACTTCCTTACTATTACGTTCCAAAGCTAATTGTGGCATACTTAGAGTTCTTTGCTGAGTAGGTCGAATAGCAGCCATATTTCCATTTGTCCATTGTACGTTAGGTTTAATATCTACATCCAAAAGTGGAGCTGATGGAGGTCGTACAGAGTCATTATCCCGACGACCATTTTCCATTTGATTTCGAAGTAGGCACATTTTTAAACCAGTACAAAAACGGTCAAAAGACAGAAGACCGTTTGGTGGTGTTACTTTTCGAAGACTATCCAATACACCTTTAGGCAAACCTTTTGTACCATCATCTTGCCATCTCGTCTCTATTTctgcaaaacaaaaataaaataaaatcttttttccACTAATGAAacaaatggaaaataaatttaccagAAAACTTAACATAACCAGTCCTTTTATCATCTAAAATGTCAAACAGTGTTCTCATGGACAGAACAAACTTTGCAGGTAATCCTTCGGTGGCAGCATTTTTGATGTCTCCTACATGCGTTGGAGTCatggcaatataatatatgtgactACCCACGTGctgtaaaaatttatttttggaaattacataggtagttacaataagtataaaatgaaagaagaaaataagcatgaatacaataaaacaaaaatataacaactaagcaaaatattaattaatatatttttttttttatttagaagatTAAAAATCTATGCTTATACAgcattataagaaaatatgatgatgataatatttgcTAGTTAGCAGATCCAGTGTCCCATGTCCGCAACAatacaacacaatattaaacatattattcgtCATATGACGGTCGCAGCACAGAAGTCGTTTTATAAATCTAATGAAATATACTCACATGTGCAGATCGTGTGGGCAATATCCGTAATGTATGCTGTGTAGCGGTGTCTATTGGAAAACCACAATATTCAATTTGGGTTATTAAAAACGGACTACccgaattaattataatacacctataacaatatttatgtcttgcaatatttctattataacgACGGCAATATCGTGGTCATGTCGGACTAGTAGTGGCGGATTGTATTCGGTATTGGTTGGCGATGCCCTAAAAACATACACTGTCGGCGATGATGATATGATGCTGTTGCAATCGTGGAGGAGTGCGTGCAATCGGCAGACGACATGGTCCTGCAGAGTACTGCCGTCGTAGAAAGTGCGAGGCAGCCGCCGTATCGCAGCGGATTGCACGCAATGGTACGTACGTAGGACGTAGGTGCAGCAATGCTCAGTAGTTATGGTACGTCCGAGGACTTGTTATCGGCTATCCGTTATGGTACGGTCACCCACCACCTCCACCACCACATGACCATCCAAGAAACGATTCTCATTTCTCGCCAATATCGGGACGAGCCGACGAGGACGTCCTACTACGTTAATCAACAGGTGCGCCGTCGACACTCGACGCCGCCCACATATTTCCCCGTCGTGAATCCGGTGAAATCACGGAACGGGAGAATGTGGGAAACCGAGATAAAGCGGAGGCGCTAGATCGCGCTTTGCCGCTCTTCGACTATCGCCGCGAGCACAGCACATCAGCTCGAGAAACTGTGAAGTGTGAAGTGTGGTGAactgtatttacattttataccgtAACAAACCCGCGGGCaagatacctatattatctaaactacgtacctaatacctatgttatatgttataatattaattaataattagttgtaTAGAGATTCAAAACATTTCTGGTTCCGtgttaaaaaaagattttggCTAAGGAGTCTAAAaatggattaaaatatattgggtTTCGAGTTTAGTGTTCAAAAACTGGTAAATTACATGCAGGTTCGAATAACGGGttaaaaaacttttcaatcttgatttttattttgttttaagggaatcacaaaaaagaaaaactaaaaaaaaaataatcatgggTAAATGAAAACCTAATTTGtagattttactattatgacacatacattattagacattatttttaattttccaattttttaccGATTACTTTTGACCcaccaactagattcaatttctttttcaaagaggggctgaagtcaaaaatcaaagcactaaTACTACTCCAAAACATGATGACAGAATCACTCctttcagaatctaaaaaacatCACCTACTTTGCACTtatctatcaatatttaacaataatttattttaattacatcaaGCCGatagtgttattaaataattttaaagg includes the following:
- the LOC113552091 gene encoding suppressor APC domain-containing protein 2-like isoform X1, with translation MTPTHVGDIKNAATEGLPAKFVLSMRTLFDILDDKRTGYVKFSEIETRWQDDGTKGLPKGVLDSLRKVTPPNGLLSFDRFCTGLKMCLLRNQMENGRRDNDSVRPPSAPLLDVDIKPNVQWTNGNMAAIRPTQQRTLSMPQLALERNSKEVHQLSQKSTSSLFGPPKPPRTAAGLERGLQLASGERIIDKAEIRTALQNWQLGVLLNDQSCSRSEKQSGEQTYKRINQRRREPRRHTLQSGVDYNMLKRIKQIEQEKEVLMHGLQAVERARDWYHKQIAAVQEKMKYLGRTNSHTQDQWTEAQQERIELQRARVLEVNRHLSALTDGGERWGGLPLHMNLAVHSANNPGTMLHQNPQVMATLKHRNHILTEELGQKSERISTLEREKATLIRELFQTRTQMGRKLGRLDSKPDGQSYIP
- the LOC113552091 gene encoding suppressor APC domain-containing protein 2-like isoform X2; translated protein: MTPTHVGDIKNAATEGLPAKFVLSMRTLFDILDDKRTGYVKFSEIETRWQDDGTKGLPKGVLDSLRKVTPPNGLLSFDRFCTGLKMCLLRNQMENGRRDNDSVRPPSAPLLDVDIKPNVQWTNGNMAAIRPTQQRTLSMPQLALERNSKEVHQLSQKSTSSLFGPPKPPRTAAGLERGLQLASGERIIDKAEIRTALQNWQLGVLLNDQSCSRSEKQSGEQTYKRINQRRREPRRHTLQSGVDYNMLKRIKQIEQEKEVLMHGLQAVERARDWYHKQIAAVQEKMKYLGRTNSHTDQWTEAQQERIELQRARVLEVNRHLSALTDGGERWGGLPLHMNLAVHSANNPGTMLHQNPQVMATLKHRNHILTEELGQKSERISTLEREKATLIRELFQTRTQMGRKLGRLDSKPDGQSYIP